TTTCTGTTCTTCGGCAGATGAATTAATAAAAAAGCTATTCTGCCAGTCTTTATAAGGTAGAATCAATGTTTTTTTAGAAGAGAAAATATTCCAAGTAAAACCCAAAATAGTTTTATAAAACGAAAATTTGAAAACTGTAAAACTTTTTGGAGGAAAAGAACTGATACAGATTCCAGCTTCGGCCAAATCTTTCTGAACTAATAATTGTACTAAAAGTCCGCCATACGAATGTCCTATTAAAATAGGTTTTTCAGGAAGCTTTTCAATGATTTCCGTATAATAACACAAAAGATCATATAAAGTGATGGCACCAATTTTTATGCAAGGATTCTGTTTTCTTAAATTTTCTACTGTATCATTTTTATGAAGCCAGGGAGGAGCGACTACTTTGTATCCTTTGTTTTCAAAAAAAGCAAGCCACTCTTCCCAATAAAAATGACTCAGAAAAGCTCCCGAAATAAACACAATTGTTTTTGTATTAGAAAGATACATAGCAGGAATTTTTAGGTTATATTTTAAAATACAATCGATGTGCCTGTTTATGAAAACCTTATTATTACTGAGCTGATGAGGTTTCGACTTAATTGTAATTATTATATTTCGTTAAATACTTTTTAATGTATTGAAATATCATTTTTTAAATACCTTTAAAAAATCTAACTAAGCTAAAAAATGAAAATACCAAGTTTCCAGATCAAAGTACTTTTATTCATTTTGATTCTTTTACTTCAATGTTCTTTCCATGCTGTTTATTCGCAAAATAATTCAGTTAAATCGAAAACTATTTCCTTTAAAATAAAACTAAAATCAGAAAGCAAAGTAGAAATAAAAGCTTCACCATTAAAATTCAACAAACATTTTGCTTACAGTTTTACACTTGATGATGGATATCGTTCAGCTTATTTAACGGCTTTCCCGTTATTGAATGGAGGAAAAATCAGTAATCCGGATAAAAACGAATGGAAAGTCGATCAGGGCGGAGATGGAACAACTTCAAAAGGACTTTTTTATTCAGACGGATTCGGAAATAATATTCCGTTTAAACTGGCTTTGGCAATCAATGGTGGATCACTTCGTGATTTACCAGAAAACCGAGGACATCTTTCATGGTCAGAAATCAAAGAAATGTACAATGCAGGATGGGATATTTTAAATCATAGTTTTCATCATGCTACTAAACACGGAACAAATTATAAAACAGAAGTAACAGAAAATACAACTTCAATTAAACAAAATCTAGATTTTACAATGTCTCATTTTGTAGTTCCGGGCGGAGAAGGAGATGAGAAGTATTATTTAGAATATGAAAAAGAAGCTCTTAATAATGGACATTTTTCTGTTGCATCTTATTATGGTACTGGCCCGGTTTATAAAGTGAATTCGAAAGTAAATTTGGATGAAATGATTTCAGCCAGAACTTTTGTATTGAGTTCAAAAGATACAACCAGTTTTGCAACAATGGATCGTTATTTAAAAACAATAGATTCGATTGTAAAACAGCCAGAACCAGTTTGGTTTAACGATTTTACCCACGGAACAGGAAATGGAAATCTTTGGAATTTAAGCATGCGTTTTCCAGATTTCAAATATTATATGACAACATTAGCAGATAAATATGGTACAAAAGGAAACGATTCCATCTGGATGGCGCCGTGGCAGGAAGTTTACGAATACATTTGGTTAAGAGACCGAATCAAAATTGAATACAAACAAAACAAAAAAGAAGTAGAAGTAACAATCATTCTTCCAGAAATTCCAGAAACGTTTCGCCACAAAGACATTTCATTAAATATAGAAACGTCATCCAAATTTGAAATCGAATCAGCCAGAGATTTGAAAATAAAAGAAGATGGAAGAACGAATCATAAACAAATTCTAATACAATTGTAGTGGTGATATTTGTAGTAACAAATATTATAATTCTCTTAACATTCAAAAATAGAAGGCATCCGAATAAATGAGTTAATTTTGCATATTAGCATTTTTTTATATGAAAAAAACAATTTCAGTCTCATTATTAGAGCTCGCTATCATCACTCAGGACAGCAACGCCACAGAAACATTTAAGAAAACAAAAGACATAGCGCAATTAGCAGATCAATTAGGATACAAGCGATTTTGGCTGGCAGAACATCATAATATGGCACATGTTGCCAGTACAGCAACAGTAGTTTTAATTGGTTATATAGCAGGTCAGACACAAAATATAAGAGTTGGTTCAGGAGGAATTATGCTTCCGAATCATTCTCCTTTAGTAGTTGCAGAACAATTTGGAACACTTGAAACGCTTTACCCAAACCGAATCGATTTAGGTTTAGGAAGAGCACCAGGAACAGATCAGCCAACGGCAGAAGCCATTAGAAAAGACTTTTTTGAGCAGGCACAGCGTTTTCCGCAAAACGTAAGCAAACTTCAGGAGTATTTTTCAAGCGAAAATGCCACAGGAAAAGTCCGTGCTTTTCCAGCCGAAGGTTTAAAAGTGCCAATCTGGATTTTAGGATCAAGTATGGACAGTGCGGCCTTGGCGGCAGCTTATGGTTTGCCTTATGCTTTTGCTGGACATTTTGCACCAAAGCTGATGATTCAAGCATTTGAGTTTTATCGCGAAAATTTCCAGCCTTCAGAGTTTTTAGATAAACCTAAAACAATGTCATGCGTAAACGTAATCGCAGCTGATACTAATGAAGATGCGGAGTTATTGTCTACAAGTTTGTATCAAATGTTTCTAAACTTAATTAGAAACGATCGTAAAGGTTTACAGCCACCCGTTCCGTCATTAGATGATATTATGAACGAAGCAGAACGTTTTCACGTTAATCAAATGACAGCTGGAACTTTTACTGGAAACAAAGAACAACTAATAATTGATCTGAAGAAATTCATCGACTATGCCAAAATCGACGAACTAATGGTAACAAGTCCAATCTTCGATCATCAGGCAAAACTAAAAAGCATCCAAATCACAAAAGAAGTGATCGATAGTCTAAACGAAAGCATACATATATAAGTATAAAGTATACTATAATAAGAGTAGATTTTATTCCCACAACCCGGCAGGTTTTAAAAATCTGCCGGGTTTATTTTTATACATATATAAGTAGAGAAGTATACTATAATATATAAGAGAAAAAGCTAATATGTGAGGCCGGGCTAAGTTGAAGTCCTTTTAAGTTTAGAATTTTAATAGGGAGCTTAATCCCGCTATCCGTTCCAATCTTTTGTGCCGAACCCCGGCACAAAAGGATTTCCACTTCTATCGGGGCTATGACATCTGTTTTCAGAAGAAAAAATTGGCATCTCATTGTCTTTGTGAGATTAAAATTGTCAGAAAGGAAAACTTCAGACTTTGATTTCTCTTCAGGAAACTGCCTTTAAGGCTGAAAACTCCTCAAAAACTATATAGACAAACAGGCTGAAAATGGATAAAAACAAAAGGAAAGCAGAAAAAACCGACAAAGCGTCAAAAAAATTTTCCATATAAATCAGCTGTTATGAGTGAGTTAAGAAAAAGATTGTAAAAAGAACAAAAAAAGGCGGATAAAAAGCTTGCAGAAGCGGAAAAAGGTTCTACTTTTGCACCCGCAGAAGCGAAGACGTTCACAGCAATACCGGCAGGAGACTGATCAGAAAGAGAAAAGAGATTTTCGAAAAAAAAGATTAAAAAAGTCTTGCAGGATTGGGAAAAGCGTTTTACATTTGCACCCCGCAAATACGGGAAGTTCACTGAAAGATTGGGAGGGAATGCTGAAGAAATGAAACGAAAAAAAAGTTTCAAAAATTTTCAAATTTTCCTTGCAGGAAACAAAAAGAATTTTTAGTTTTGCACCCGCTTTGAGATACAGGCGGAGATAAAAAAGAAATACACGTTCGTAGACATATTGAATTGACAGCCGTTCTGAAAGAGATTTCAGAACAGAAAAGAATAAGAGTAATAGAATCGTAAGATTCGGAAAGAACCGATAGATAAGGCATCGCATAAATAATATAAAAATATACGATGAAGAGTTTGATCCTGGCTCAGGATGAACGCTAGCGGCAGGCTTAACACATGCAAGTCGAGGGGTATGCATCTTCGGGTGCAGAGACCGGCGCACGGGTGCGTAACGCGTATGCAATCTGCCTTTCACAGAGGGATAGCCCAGAGAAATTTGGATTAATACCTCATAGTATAGTGAGTTGGCATCAACACACTATTAAAGTCACAACGGTGAAAGATGAGCATGCGTCCCATTAGCTAGTTGGTAAGGTAACGGCTTACCAAGGCAACGATGGGTAGGGGTCCTGAGAGGGAGATCCCCCACACTGGTACTGAGACACGGACCAGACTCCTACGGGAGGCAGCAGTGAGGAATATTGGTCAATGGGCGCAAGCCTGAACCAGCCATGCCGCGTGCAGGATGACGGTCCTATGGATTGTAAACTGCTTTTGTACGAGAAGAAACACCTCTACGTGTAGAGGCTTGACGGTATCGTAAGAATAAGGATCGGCTAACTCCGTGCCAGCAGCCGCGGTAATA
This portion of the Flavobacterium panacagri genome encodes:
- a CDS encoding alpha/beta fold hydrolase; amino-acid sequence: MYLSNTKTIVFISGAFLSHFYWEEWLAFFENKGYKVVAPPWLHKNDTVENLRKQNPCIKIGAITLYDLLCYYTEIIEKLPEKPILIGHSYGGLLVQLLVQKDLAEAGICISSFPPKSFTVFKFSFYKTILGFTWNIFSSKKTLILPYKDWQNSFFINSSAEEQKKEYEKLIIPESKKALRNLFSKNAQINFRKKHVPLFFISCSEDEIIPPKLVLWNFQKHRNVHSITCYKEFKNKNHFVILQPQWQEVAECISKWIEKVT
- a CDS encoding polysaccharide deacetylase family protein, whose amino-acid sequence is MKIPSFQIKVLLFILILLLQCSFHAVYSQNNSVKSKTISFKIKLKSESKVEIKASPLKFNKHFAYSFTLDDGYRSAYLTAFPLLNGGKISNPDKNEWKVDQGGDGTTSKGLFYSDGFGNNIPFKLALAINGGSLRDLPENRGHLSWSEIKEMYNAGWDILNHSFHHATKHGTNYKTEVTENTTSIKQNLDFTMSHFVVPGGEGDEKYYLEYEKEALNNGHFSVASYYGTGPVYKVNSKVNLDEMISARTFVLSSKDTTSFATMDRYLKTIDSIVKQPEPVWFNDFTHGTGNGNLWNLSMRFPDFKYYMTTLADKYGTKGNDSIWMAPWQEVYEYIWLRDRIKIEYKQNKKEVEVTIILPEIPETFRHKDISLNIETSSKFEIESARDLKIKEDGRTNHKQILIQL
- a CDS encoding LLM class flavin-dependent oxidoreductase, giving the protein MKKTISVSLLELAIITQDSNATETFKKTKDIAQLADQLGYKRFWLAEHHNMAHVASTATVVLIGYIAGQTQNIRVGSGGIMLPNHSPLVVAEQFGTLETLYPNRIDLGLGRAPGTDQPTAEAIRKDFFEQAQRFPQNVSKLQEYFSSENATGKVRAFPAEGLKVPIWILGSSMDSAALAAAYGLPYAFAGHFAPKLMIQAFEFYRENFQPSEFLDKPKTMSCVNVIAADTNEDAELLSTSLYQMFLNLIRNDRKGLQPPVPSLDDIMNEAERFHVNQMTAGTFTGNKEQLIIDLKKFIDYAKIDELMVTSPIFDHQAKLKSIQITKEVIDSLNESIHI